Genomic DNA from Alicyclobacillus fastidiosus:
ACTATAAACACTACCCCAATATTTAGAAGGTTGTACACTTGTGACTCGTTTCACCGAAAATCGCAACACATGATTAAGACACATGTCATGATGCCCATACTATTGACAGGAGGTGACTGATATATGTTGAAGAAAGTCGTTCATTTGTTTTTTGCGGTCATTGGGGTAGTCCTCGGTTATACGTTTGGCCCGGACTTATTCACTCGCGTCTTTCATCTAAATCATAATCTCGTTTTCACGCACAAGTGGTTTGGGGCCGCAATTGGCGGTGCGTTGTTCATCCTGGCAACCATCTCCCTCGTGAACTATGTCTCAGCACTTTTGCGTTGGTTGGAAGAGCGTTTGAAAAGTGCTCCACTCGCCGACATTCTCGGCGGAACTATCGGCATGGTCATCGGCTTGGTGGTGGCCTACCTCTTTTCACCTGAGGTTCGCGCTATCCCGGTCGTCGGTGTCCCAGTCCAATTTTTCGTCAGCATCTTTTTCGCGTATCTCGGTCTTCGAATTGGCTTTACGAAGCGGGAGGATTTGTTGAACCTGTTTGCTGGGAAGCTGTCTTTGAAGGATCGCGGAGAGCGCGAAAAAGATAAGGACAAGAAGTCCGGCTTGCGGCCCGGAGAGGCTAAACTCCTCGACACGTCCGTGATTATCGATGGGCGTATTGCCGATTTGGTCGAGACTGGGTTTCTCGATGGCGTATTGATCATCGCGTCGTTCGTGTTGGAGGAGTTGCAGCACATCGCCGACTCGTCTGATGTCTTGAAGCGAAATCGCGGTCGTCGCGGCCTGGATGTGTTAAATCGAATTCAAAAGGAATTAAAGGCGCCAGTTCAAATCGTGGAAATCGACTTTGACGACATTCAGGAAGTCGACTCGAAGTTGGTTCGCCTCGCGAAGCAGATGAATGGGAAAGTCATGACGAACGACTTTAACCTGAATAAGGTCTGTGAGTTGCAAGGGGTCCCTGTCCTCAATATCAACGACTTGGCGAACGCCTTGAAACCCATTGTGCTTCCTGGTGAGGAATTGCACGTGCAAGTCATCAAGGACGGGAAAGAGTATAATCAGGGCGTTGCTTACCTCGATGATGGTACAATGATTGTCATTGAGGGGGGCCGTGAGTACATCGGCGGCATGTTGTCGGTGTTGGTCACGAGCGTGCTTCAAACGTCCGCTGGCAGAATGATATTTGCAAAGCCGAAGCTCTTGGAGAGAGCGCTGTAGTCACTCGCCCAAATTGGCTTTTGTAAAATAGGATGTTTGACAGGACCGGTGCTCGCCGGTCCTGTTTTGCGAATGCCAGTGCCAACTCGCACGGAGGGAGTTGTTCGACATGTTGTTTGCCATCGTCGTGGCGGCAGGTCGGGGACTGCGGATGGGTTTTAAAAAGCAATTTTTCAGCCTCGCTGGCCAACCGATGTGGACACGGTCTGTACAAGCAATGCTCGCAGGCGGCGCAGAGCAGGTCGTCGTCGTCGCCAGCGCGGAGGACGTCGATGCCATGAGCGAGAGTATGGCGAACTGCCAGTGGGCTGACCGCTGCGTTGTGGCCGTCGGTGGCGACACTCGTCACCAGTCAGTGGTCGCTGGCATGCGTCACATCTATGAACAGGTCACCTCCCTGGAGGTCGACTTGCGAGACGTCCTCGTCGGCGTACACGACGCGGCTCGGCCGTTTGTCTGCGCCGAAGACGTCAGCAATACATATGCGTGTGCGAGGGCCGAAGGTGTTGCCATCCTCGGAACAGGTTGCAAAGACACGGTGAAATGGTACGACGGCGCGTACGTAGACCACACTGTACCGCGCGAGCAACTCTTCCTAGCACAAACACCTCAAGTGATACGAGGGGACATTGTCTATCGGGCATATCTTACAGATAGCTCGCCGCAGTCCCCGACGGATGACAGTGCCTTAATGGAGTCCCTTGGGTACCGCGTGGCGTGTGTTGAGTCCACTCATTACAACGGAAAGGTGACCACGCCGGCCGATTTGGATTACGCACGCTGGCTCGCGAGCAAACTGTGGGGGGAAGAAAAATTGTGATGAGAATTGGTTACGGTTTTGATGTCCACGAAATCGTGGCGGACAGGCCACTTGTCTTAGGCGGACAACGCATTCCGGCAGAGTTTGGGCTGTTGGGTCACTCAGATGCAGATGTCGTCTTGCACGCGGTGATGGATGCCATGCTAGGGGCTTTGGCCCTGGGCGATATCGGGCAACATTTCCCGAATACGGATGTCCGATTTAAGGATGCCGACAGCCTCGAACTCCTGCGGCATGTCTCGCAACTGGTGCACGATCGCGGTTACCAGTTGGGCAATCTCGACGTGA
This window encodes:
- a CDS encoding PIN/TRAM domain-containing protein, which encodes MLKKVVHLFFAVIGVVLGYTFGPDLFTRVFHLNHNLVFTHKWFGAAIGGALFILATISLVNYVSALLRWLEERLKSAPLADILGGTIGMVIGLVVAYLFSPEVRAIPVVGVPVQFFVSIFFAYLGLRIGFTKREDLLNLFAGKLSLKDRGEREKDKDKKSGLRPGEAKLLDTSVIIDGRIADLVETGFLDGVLIIASFVLEELQHIADSSDVLKRNRGRRGLDVLNRIQKELKAPVQIVEIDFDDIQEVDSKLVRLAKQMNGKVMTNDFNLNKVCELQGVPVLNINDLANALKPIVLPGEELHVQVIKDGKEYNQGVAYLDDGTMIVIEGGREYIGGMLSVLVTSVLQTSAGRMIFAKPKLLERAL
- a CDS encoding IspD/TarI family cytidylyltransferase; the encoded protein is MLFAIVVAAGRGLRMGFKKQFFSLAGQPMWTRSVQAMLAGGAEQVVVVASAEDVDAMSESMANCQWADRCVVAVGGDTRHQSVVAGMRHIYEQVTSLEVDLRDVLVGVHDAARPFVCAEDVSNTYACARAEGVAILGTGCKDTVKWYDGAYVDHTVPREQLFLAQTPQVIRGDIVYRAYLTDSSPQSPTDDSALMESLGYRVACVESTHYNGKVTTPADLDYARWLASKLWGEEKL
- the ispF gene encoding 2-C-methyl-D-erythritol 2,4-cyclodiphosphate synthase, which translates into the protein MRIGYGFDVHEIVADRPLVLGGQRIPAEFGLLGHSDADVVLHAVMDAMLGALALGDIGQHFPNTDVRFKDADSLELLRHVSQLVHDRGYQLGNLDVMVLAEAPKLAPYSLRMRESIATACACEVDQVSIKATTMETLGFVGRKEGIAAQAVVLLVSEGE